The sequence below is a genomic window from Dermacentor andersoni chromosome 6, qqDerAnde1_hic_scaffold, whole genome shotgun sequence.
TTGCCCGGCCAGACCGCTTCGCTGGTCGAGAAGGGCGTCGCAGGTGGAGATCACCGCCATGGTGGAGAGGAGGAAAGGAACCACAAAATGCCGCCTCGAGCCGTGCTGCGCAGCTAAAAAGCGGACCCCAACCACCGAACGCCGCCCAGTTCACTCCCCACTTCCCCGTCGGCTTGGCACACAGTTCTCGAAGGACACCCATAGAGTCGCCCAAGATGTGCAGAAAACAGCTTACGTTGATGGCTATACTAGTCGTCACGGCCAGGGCGTTACCTATAGCTGACCCTAAGACGGACGGCATCGCGCCCATAAACATCCAAACCCCCATTATGCCGGAGAAGACCGCCATCCATTCCGCAGAGAAGACGCCGATCATCTCTGAAACAATACCATCCACCTACGCTGACGGCGGAGCCGCTGTCGTCAATAAGGAAACCGGAAAGGATGTTCAAGTTGAACCAAAGCCCTACAAGACATCCGAAGTGGATTCGGCAAAGGCCGTGAGCGGAGGAGCGGTTCCCGACGTGGAGCCGGTTGGTGTCCCGGCCGCCGACGGGGTCAGCAGCTCCTTTCGCAGCGAGATCGGTGAAGCAGCGCCCACGCAGAAGGTCGAGCCCGAGAAGGCGCCGACTCTGTCAGTCGGAGACATCGGCACCAATGACCCACTCGAGGGCCCAAACCAGCACAAGGTCGAAGGGGTGCTGGATACTGAAGGCCTTGGCGCCACTGTCCAGGATAAGGTCGAAGGGGCCAAGCCGTACGAGGTGAAAACAGAAACCACCGTCGTGGAGGAAGGCGTTGCGGTAGAGGACGAGACCACCAGGGACGAGAAGGTTCCGGAAGGCGTCGAGCAGTACGGCTCTGTGCTCGAGTTCAGCAAGTATGACACCAACAGCGACGGAGTCATCGATGTCGATGAGTGGAGCATCATACATGGCGGTCACGAGAAAATTACTGGCCAGTTTCACGCCGCCGACATCAATGGTAAGTCACTAAGGCGAGCCTAGTTATCGGAATGAAAATATCTAAGACTCACGAACACTGTCCATACAGTCGGTGTGGacttaaggggaaaaaagaacTTGGTGCGAAAACACGAACAAATACAAGAACCGCATATAAGACTTTGCATGTTTATTTTTACCTGTACCTGTGCGTTTATATTTTTCATAACGCGTCGAATATGCCACAGTCTGTAAAATGTGCTTACATTATAGCTCTAGCCTGCCCGCGACCTCTAAGAAGAGTTAATTATTCGACGTTCTAGCGAAGTATGAGAATCCTAATTTCTGATATAATAGCGGATACAAAAACCAAACGGACTGATAGAACGAAACACGCAACGAACAAATttacaattaaattatggggatttacgtgccaaagccactttctgattatgaggcacgccgtagtgaaggactccggaattttcgaccacctggggatcttttaACGTTCACCTatatctaagtgcacgggtgttttcgcatttggctcgcatcgaaatgcagccgccatggccgggattcgatcccgcgacctcgtgctcagcagccaaaacACGCAAGGAACACTGAATCTTAAAAATTCGTCAATTTGTAATTTGCCCTCGATCCAAATAACTCAGTAACTGTGCTAGCGCTCAAATTAGTTATAAATCTCAGTCGGCAGCATTTGCTTGACAAGACACTATGACTAATATGGGTACGCGGAAATTCACTATTCTTGTGACATCGACAAAAAAGAAAGTCGGAAAAGCTCTTCATTCAACTTCCGTACCAACCAAGAGACAGCACGTTTAGACATCTCGCCTTGTCACCGTGATTCGAAAGTGCCACTTTCACTTAGCAGTAGCCCTTCAAACACGAGTTCTGCTCGAATGAAAGCACATTCAGTGCCGTGGCACAGTATCCCGTTATGTCTTTCCTCTTTTGCTCACTCAGTGCTACTTGGGAGTTCGGTCATGACACAGTATGCGAAGCGTACACGGTGCGACTACGCGTGCAGTGGTGCGTGTCATAGTAAGACCGGATTCCCAGTCCGCTACCACGCTAGCGCCAAAAGTACCCGCTAAGCCTCATGTGCAACGATCTTCAACAGTTTCTTAGCCAACAGCTTGACTGGTCTTGCCTTCCCTTTTAGGTGACAAGCAGCTTGAGCATACTGAGTTCCAAGGCGCCAGCTGGTATCACGATGGCGACCAGTCGGCCGACATTGCCCGAGACGCGCTGATGCTGGCCATCGCCGAGCAGGCCGCCACAGCAGGGGGCGAGCACAATCACGCCATGGGCGCTGCAATAATGCCTTCCACCGAGTTCCGGTACATCGTGGACGACGCCGAGAGCAGTGCGCAGAGCGTGCCGGTGATCCCGGCGGAGCCCGCGGACGTCGTCGTCGTTCCCGAGAAGCCGGCCGTGCCTAGTGCGAACGTAGACGCGGCCGCCGTGAAGGTCAGCGACGTTCCAACTACGGCCGTTCCTCCCAAGGATGTCGTTAACACTGTCAAGCCCGTCGCGACCAAGAAGGAAAAGACGGAAGTGCCCCAGGTTACGGAGGTGGTCAAAGATGTCCAGCGAACGGACAAAGTGGAAAGCCCCGATACGACGACTCCGGAGGATCCCGCTGTGGTCGCAGAAAAGAAGCACGGCGAAGTGGCACCCCTGATCTGACGTGCTTCCGCGCTGGAGGTAACCAAGCACCACACGCACtctgaaagctgaaaaaaaaacgtCTTCTACGTCAGGTCAGAAAGACCGCTTCTTGGCGCTTCGTGTTAATGTCATTACGTGCACCTCTCGCCGAGGACTGCTACTTCGCCAGCAGTGAGCTGGGACACAACACAGCTTTCTTCCGGCATTTTCATACGCGGTTCGCTTAATTTATTGCTCCTGTCTGAACGCCGCTTTCGTGAAGGGATGCTGCAAGTCTTCAGTCGCTTttgctcttttcttcttttgtgggtGCTCTTGCTGCGGATTTTATGCATTCTGTGTTAAAGGTGATAGGGCTGATGGACAAATGTCAACGGACCATGTtgcaccttgttttttttttttaatcattgaTTTTACAAAAAATAAACGACGTCACAAGCTCTAACGACGGATACCTTTTTTCGGTTGTCGTGTACTTCCCTTTGCTACGCAGTATTTGGAACACACAGGAAGTTAACAAGATCGATTTGTTTTATTCTTGACACCAAATAGTATCGGTGataaaaataaattgcaattTTCATAGAAATATCATAAAACTAAGCGTGGATACGAGTAGATGAAAAACAGTACGAAGCTCATTGGATCAATACACGAGgattgctttctttatttctaccATCTCAACTTAGGTTGCAGCGTTGCTGCAAGATGCCTTTCTTTAAACAATTTTTGTAGCGTGCAGGCTACAGAATTCAGGTCCACCTCTCGGCCCTTCCTGCAAATAAGTTCTCTCTGTGTGTGTCTAATGAATATGAGCCGAGTCCACCCCTGATCGTGAGCCTTACTGGAAAGATTTCAAAATAGAGAAAACAAAGTTAGTGGAAGCTTTCGGCCAAAGGCACAGAGGAATTTGGGTTTTTTGAGTAAGCAAAGCCAGTTGGTGCGCCATTTCCGAAATCCCTGATATTTCAATGGAGCAGCAAGCTATGTCAAAGAAGAAAACTTGAAGTAACCTTGACGAGATTGCCCTGTCGTATTCTGTTACACGTACAGATCTGGCCCAGCGATCTCACCTCCGTGCCCTTTCCACAATGAGCACGAATCCGTATACACCGTTTTCTATGGTCCTGCCGTGCGCTGTCGTCTTTAACAGAACTCTCAAAATTACTTCGCGCCGACTTTACCTCAAGGCTGTTCCTGCACTCGTTCCTTCGCCGCGTCTGCGATTACAGCCATGATAATGTTGATTGATGCTATAGCCCTATATCACTGACTTTGCTaagttcgtttcttttttaatttatttgcaTTCCTGTTTAGAAACCTCTGATcttcccatctttcttttttcaactctCACGATAGCGAACTGACACTTCCCGATGGCTAAAAAAACCAAAGCCCCTTTCTTATACAAAGCTGTTTGAACGTGAAGTtttcccccaatgcaaactgaatcaaagtcctAAGCCAACGAAcacgcaacgaacccaagaaatgctgagcgacccgatggTATCCATacgtgatttgattgcttgtttaggattgtacTTTTTGAACGTGGAAGATGAATCAAGACGCATTTCGTTAAGCTGCATAGCCTGttttagatcatgtagccgttgattacacgcacacactcacactttcacggacGACTCGACAActgcacagtatatatatatatatatatatatatatatatatatatatataattcaaggaGAAAACGTTCTGGTAGATCCAGTGCATACGTAGTTGATGAAACGAAGGGGCACACTTACGAAACTTGCATGTTTTACCGTTTCGGCGTtaaaacgttaaaacattaaagatgcaattttcgtaagtgggCCCCTTCATTTCTGCTAacatatatatcatcatcatcatcagcctggttacgcccactgcagggcaaaggcctctcccatacttctccaactaccccggtcatgtactaattgtggccatgttgtccctgcaaacttcttaatgtcatccgcccacctaactttctgccgccccctgctacgcttcccttcacttggaatttagtccgtaaaccttaatgaccatcggttatcttccctcctcattacatgtcctgcccatgcccatttctttttcttgatttcaactaagatgtcattaacccgcgtttgttacctcacccaatctgctcttttcttatcccttaacgttacacccatcattcttctttccgtggctcgttgcgtcgtcctcaatttaagcagaacccttttcgtcagcctccaggtttctgccccatacgtgagtactggtaagacacagctgttgtacacttttctattgagggatagtggcaaccttctgttcatgatttgaggatgcctgccaaacgcaccccagccctttcttattcttctcgttatttaagtctcatgatccggatccgtggtcacta
It includes:
- the LOC126521521 gene encoding uncharacterized protein — its product is MCRKQLTLMAILVVTARALPIADPKTDGIAPINIQTPIMPEKTAIHSAEKTPIISETIPSTYADGGAAVVNKETGKDVQVEPKPYKTSEVDSAKAVSGGAVPDVEPVGVPAADGVSSSFRSEIGEAAPTQKVEPEKAPTLSVGDIGTNDPLEGPNQHKVEGVLDTEGLGATVQDKVEGAKPYEVKTETTVVEEGVAVEDETTRDEKVPEGVEQYGSVLEFSKYDTNSDGVIDVDEWSIIHGGHEKITGQFHAADINGDKQLEHTEFQGASWYHDGDQSADIARDALMLAIAEQAATAGGEHNHAMGAAIMPSTEFRYIVDDAESSAQSVPVIPAEPADVVVVPEKPAVPSANVDAAAVKVSDVPTTAVPPKDVVNTVKPVATKKEKTEVPQVTEVVKDVQRTDKVESPDTTTPEDPAVVAEKKHGEVAPLI